One Kribbella sp. NBC_00662 genomic region harbors:
- a CDS encoding ABC transporter ATP-binding protein: MKLPLSLAVAGPAARPELPALAAAAGLVVLRVGAVLLRPWPLALAVDHALNPTAPGSGLGLGAGAGLGSSIWASPVVVLVLAAVASVLLSAVVGLLDMASLRTVEGAAERIGASLRATMFQRTMTRSLRWHDRMRSGELVSRLTTDVGRLLDAVVAVTTSFLPDAVMLAGVLALLVAFDPELALIGLTVAPVLVVLAIRQRRRIRAAQHAARTESGRLAGATTDLLRNVRAVQAFGRIDRAAAIFGTRNRAVLDVELRAIDVDARWTPRADIVLAIGTALVLVVGGRHVLTGALSVGELLVVLTYLRDLYSPVRGLTRLSVVLAKAGASAVRVRDVLDCDEAVEDRYDARPAPRLRDGIRFDQVSFGYEPGRPVLDRFDLDITAGETVCLLGPSGIGKSTTLHLLLRLYDVDAGRILIDGVDLRDCDQRSLRDRFAFVPQDPWLLDATVAENIAFGNQNATRAGVIAAGRTALVDEFADRLPFGYDTPLGEGGVRLSGGQRRRVALARAAVSRAPMVLLDEPTASLDPVSAATVIRAIRAMTTGPSRRTVLMVTHDRDLAAIADRVVTLDHDLAGRR, translated from the coding sequence ATGAAACTCCCGCTGTCGCTCGCAGTCGCCGGGCCCGCTGCACGACCAGAGCTACCCGCTCTGGCCGCTGCAGCCGGCCTGGTCGTCCTGCGGGTAGGCGCGGTCCTCCTCCGCCCCTGGCCTCTCGCCCTAGCGGTGGACCACGCCCTCAACCCCACCGCACCGGGCTCCGGCCTGGGCTTGGGCGCAGGCGCCGGTCTGGGATCGAGCATCTGGGCGAGTCCGGTTGTGGTGCTTGTGCTTGCCGCTGTCGCCAGTGTCTTGTTGTCGGCTGTCGTGGGGCTGCTCGACATGGCGAGTCTGCGGACGGTCGAGGGTGCGGCCGAGCGCATCGGAGCCTCGCTTCGGGCGACCATGTTCCAACGCACGATGACACGCTCGCTCAGATGGCACGACCGGATGCGCAGCGGCGAGCTCGTCTCCCGCCTCACCACCGACGTCGGCCGCCTCCTCGACGCGGTCGTCGCGGTGACCACCTCGTTCCTCCCCGACGCAGTGATGCTGGCCGGCGTACTCGCCCTGCTCGTCGCCTTCGACCCCGAACTCGCTCTCATCGGCCTCACAGTGGCACCGGTCCTCGTCGTACTGGCGATCCGTCAACGCCGAAGGATCCGCGCCGCGCAGCACGCCGCCCGGACCGAGTCCGGACGGTTGGCCGGGGCAACGACCGACCTGCTCCGCAACGTCCGCGCCGTCCAGGCGTTCGGCCGGATCGACCGCGCCGCCGCGATCTTCGGTACCCGGAACCGCGCCGTCCTCGACGTCGAGCTCCGCGCCATCGACGTGGACGCCCGCTGGACCCCGAGGGCCGACATCGTTCTCGCGATCGGCACCGCCCTGGTCCTGGTCGTCGGCGGACGCCACGTCCTCACCGGAGCCCTGTCCGTCGGCGAACTCCTCGTCGTCCTTACGTACCTCCGCGACCTCTACTCCCCCGTCCGCGGCCTGACCCGTCTGTCCGTCGTACTCGCCAAAGCCGGCGCCAGCGCAGTCCGCGTCCGCGACGTCCTCGACTGCGACGAGGCCGTCGAGGACCGGTACGACGCCCGCCCGGCTCCGCGACTGCGCGACGGCATCCGCTTCGACCAAGTCTCCTTCGGCTACGAACCCGGACGCCCCGTCCTCGACCGCTTCGACCTCGACATCACCGCCGGCGAAACCGTCTGCCTCCTCGGCCCGAGCGGCATCGGCAAGAGCACCACGCTCCACCTGCTCCTCCGCCTGTACGACGTCGACGCCGGCCGGATCCTGATCGACGGCGTCGACCTCCGCGACTGCGACCAGCGCAGCCTGCGGGACCGGTTCGCGTTCGTGCCGCAGGACCCGTGGTTGCTGGACGCAACAGTCGCCGAAAACATTGCCTTTGGCAACCAGAACGCGACCCGGGCCGGCGTGATCGCAGCCGGCCGGACCGCCTTGGTGGACGAGTTCGCCGACCGGCTCCCGTTCGGCTACGACACTCCGCTCGGCGAAGGCGGCGTACGGCTCTCCGGCGGTCAGCGCCGCCGGGTGGCGCTCGCGCGGGCCGCGGTCTCGCGCGCCCCGATGGTCCTGCTCGACGAACCGACCGCCTCACTCGACCCGGTCTCCGCCGCCACCGTGATCAGGGCCATCCGGGCCATGACCACCGGGCCCTCGCGCCGCACGGTGCTGATGGTCACCCACGATCGCGACCTGGCGGCGATCGCCGACCGGGTCGTCACGCTCGACCACGACCTCGCCGGAAGGAGGTGA
- a CDS encoding sensor histidine kinase — protein sequence MGRLLRADREPASTVGLLVRFTAAGVIVLLSLAALIAFVARQAGVEQATESARQVTYVTARGVVEPRLDAAVIAGQPAALTAFDQAMRKYVLQGSLVRVKLWNADGRIVYSDEPRLIGQQFPLGAEEQEALQRQGSSASEVSDLSRPENKFEIPYKKLLEVYVGVRGTNGEPMLFEAYFEYRAVTEAGQAAWRRFAPPSLGALLVLELVQIPFAWSLARRVQRQQRDRERLLQHAVDASDAERRRIAGELHDGVVQELTGLNYALDAMRLGHPTEGQRAELIADGAARLRGSIGSLRSLLVDIYPPNLAEEGLTSALAELAAGLERAGIDVRLETDGAEDLPPAVAALLFRTAQEVVRNVAAHSGASEVLIKAGRSDGRGVLIVDDDGRGFDESRLGERSSNGHLGLRSIGDLLAESGGTLTVRAAPGQGTRVEAEVPV from the coding sequence ATGGGGAGACTCCTACGCGCAGATCGTGAACCGGCATCGACGGTCGGGCTGCTGGTGCGGTTCACGGCAGCCGGGGTGATCGTGCTGCTCTCGCTGGCTGCGCTGATCGCGTTCGTCGCGCGGCAGGCGGGCGTCGAGCAGGCGACCGAGTCCGCGCGACAGGTGACATATGTGACCGCCCGCGGCGTCGTCGAACCGCGCCTCGACGCAGCCGTCATCGCAGGACAACCCGCGGCGCTCACAGCATTCGACCAGGCGATGCGGAAGTACGTGCTCCAGGGCTCGCTGGTCCGAGTGAAGCTGTGGAACGCGGACGGTCGCATCGTGTATTCGGACGAGCCGCGCCTGATCGGTCAGCAGTTCCCGCTCGGAGCCGAGGAGCAGGAAGCACTGCAGCGACAGGGCAGCAGCGCATCCGAGGTCAGCGACCTGAGCCGGCCGGAGAACAAGTTCGAGATCCCGTACAAGAAGCTCCTCGAGGTGTACGTCGGGGTACGCGGCACCAACGGTGAACCGATGCTGTTCGAGGCGTACTTCGAGTACCGAGCCGTCACCGAAGCCGGACAGGCCGCCTGGCGGCGGTTCGCGCCGCCGTCGCTCGGCGCGTTGCTGGTGCTGGAGCTGGTGCAGATCCCGTTCGCATGGTCGTTGGCCCGTCGGGTGCAGCGGCAGCAGCGGGATCGCGAGCGGTTGCTGCAGCATGCTGTCGACGCGTCGGACGCGGAGCGCCGGCGGATCGCGGGGGAGTTGCACGACGGCGTTGTACAGGAGCTGACCGGGTTGAACTATGCGCTGGATGCGATGCGGCTCGGGCATCCGACCGAGGGGCAGCGGGCCGAGTTGATCGCCGACGGCGCAGCTCGGTTGCGGGGGAGTATCGGCTCGCTCCGGTCGTTGCTCGTCGACATCTACCCGCCCAACCTGGCCGAGGAGGGCCTCACCTCGGCGTTGGCAGAGTTGGCGGCAGGGCTCGAGCGGGCGGGGATCGACGTAAGGCTGGAGACCGACGGTGCCGAGGACCTACCGCCCGCAGTTGCGGCGTTGTTGTTCCGTACGGCGCAGGAAGTTGTGCGGAACGTTGCCGCGCACAGCGGAGCGAGCGAAGTACTCATCAAGGCTGGGCGTAGTGATGGGCGCGGGGTGTTGATCGTGGACGACGACGGGCGAGGATTCGACGAGTCGCGGCTCGGGGAGCGCAGCAGCAACGGGCACCTCGGGCTACGCTCGATCGGCGACCTGCTCGCGGAGTCGGGTGGCACGCTGACAGTCCGGGCCGCGCCCGGTCAGGGGACACGGGTGGAAGCCGAGGTGCCGGTGTGA
- a CDS encoding response regulator has translation MIRVLIVDDHAIVRTGLSQLLGTADDIELVGAAGDGAEAATMAAELRPDVVLMDLSMPGTDGISATERIVAASPEVHVLVLTSFSDQTRILDALQAGAEGYLLKHSEPEVILAGIREIVSGGSPLDPKAARVLLTNRRSPGPETKLTDREQEVLDMVGAGLPNKTIARRLGISERTVKAHLTNVYQRLGVTDRTQAALWSQRQRRDD, from the coding sequence GTGATCAGGGTTCTGATCGTGGACGACCATGCGATCGTCCGCACCGGCTTGTCCCAGTTGCTCGGTACGGCGGATGACATCGAGCTCGTCGGTGCCGCGGGCGATGGTGCCGAGGCGGCGACGATGGCGGCGGAGTTGCGGCCGGACGTCGTACTGATGGATCTGTCGATGCCGGGGACCGACGGGATCTCGGCGACGGAGCGGATCGTTGCGGCGTCGCCGGAGGTGCACGTGCTGGTGCTGACGTCGTTCAGCGATCAGACGCGGATCCTCGACGCGCTGCAGGCCGGTGCCGAGGGGTATCTGCTGAAGCACAGTGAGCCGGAGGTAATCCTGGCGGGTATCCGGGAGATCGTGTCGGGTGGTTCGCCGCTCGATCCGAAGGCGGCCCGGGTGCTGCTGACGAACCGGCGCTCGCCGGGTCCCGAGACCAAGCTGACCGACCGCGAGCAGGAAGTGCTCGACATGGTCGGCGCCGGCCTCCCGAACAAGACCATCGCCCGACGCCTCGGAATCAGCGAGCGCACCGTCAAGGCACACCTGACGAACGTGTACCAGCGCCTGGGTGTCACCGACCGCACGCAGGCAGCCCTTTGGTCCCAACGCCAACGCCGAGACGACTAG
- a CDS encoding class I SAM-dependent methyltransferase codes for MKRPIFARMYARVRPAMDREGAAAHRQRLLAGASGRVVEIGAGDGGNFAHYPAEVVSVLAVEPEPYLRGQALRSAAAAPVPVEVVEGTAERLPAADGSADVVVASLVLCSVPDQQVALAEVARVLRPGGELRFYEHVAADGGRLETVQKLADATVWPWFAGGCHVHRDTAAAIEAAGFVIEKLDRFDLPADQPNPARPHILGRARSVVVGPVV; via the coding sequence ATGAAGCGTCCGATCTTTGCCCGGATGTACGCGCGCGTCCGCCCCGCGATGGACCGGGAAGGCGCGGCCGCGCACCGGCAGCGGCTGCTGGCCGGAGCGAGCGGTCGCGTGGTCGAGATCGGTGCGGGCGATGGCGGGAACTTCGCGCATTATCCGGCTGAGGTCGTGAGCGTTCTGGCCGTCGAGCCGGAGCCTTATCTTCGGGGTCAGGCACTTCGGTCCGCTGCAGCTGCACCTGTGCCGGTTGAGGTCGTCGAGGGTACGGCGGAGCGGTTGCCGGCCGCTGACGGGTCAGCTGATGTGGTTGTGGCGTCGCTGGTGCTGTGTTCGGTGCCGGATCAGCAGGTGGCGCTGGCCGAGGTGGCCCGGGTGCTGCGGCCGGGTGGGGAGCTCAGGTTCTACGAGCATGTCGCCGCGGACGGCGGGCGGCTGGAGACGGTGCAGAAGCTCGCGGATGCGACTGTCTGGCCGTGGTTCGCGGGCGGATGTCATGTGCACCGCGATACGGCGGCCGCGATCGAGGCCGCCGGGTTCGTGATCGAGAAGCTCGATCGGTTCGACCTCCCGGCGGACCAGCCGAATCCGGCGCGTCCGCACATCCTCGGGCGTGCCAGGTCAGTGGTGGTTGGGCCCGTCGTCTGA
- a CDS encoding YciI family protein: MKYVLMFIETEEYLKELDAMTPGEREQAYQRVYQWFDDHRDKITDRGNRLQGAETATTVRLDGGVAMTTDGPFIEGKEVVSGFTEIDVADLDEALRMVKTWPACPVVEIRPVAEM, translated from the coding sequence GTGAAGTACGTATTGATGTTCATCGAGACCGAGGAGTACCTCAAGGAGCTCGACGCGATGACGCCGGGCGAGCGTGAGCAGGCGTACCAGCGGGTGTACCAGTGGTTCGACGACCACCGCGACAAGATCACTGACCGCGGGAACAGGCTGCAGGGCGCGGAGACCGCGACCACGGTCCGGTTGGACGGCGGCGTCGCGATGACTACCGACGGGCCGTTCATCGAGGGCAAGGAGGTCGTGTCGGGGTTCACCGAGATCGACGTCGCGGATCTGGACGAGGCGCTGCGGATGGTGAAGACCTGGCCGGCCTGTCCGGTCGTCGAGATCCGCCCGGTCGCGGAGATGTGA
- a CDS encoding RNA polymerase sigma factor yields MNAAVNTEDELARVVRDHAGRLAGSLVSLLGDFSAAEDLVQDAVEIALRRWPVEGIPDRPDAWLFTVAKRRGLDVLRRQQNYRAKLAELQHQDEQPVAPDDRLRLIFTCCHPALAREAQVALTLRVVCGLTTAQIAAALLAKETAVAQRITRAKRKITDAGIPYRIPRDDELPERLTEVLTVIYLLFNEGYLSSTAERAHSRDLVDDAEWLTALLHGLLPNEPEVAGLLALIRLHRARTAARFTPAGDLVLLEDQDRTLWDRTAIAEATALLTRTAHRHHAPGPYQLQAAIAACHSEAPTWAETDWRQILVLYDMLLTLQPSPVPCLHRSVALSYVEGPSVALAELERLRLDTYPLFHATRAQFLRDLGRDAEAHLADERAAELTANPAQLDLLRERLAR; encoded by the coding sequence GTGAACGCAGCCGTGAACACCGAGGACGAGCTGGCTCGCGTGGTGCGTGACCACGCGGGCCGGCTGGCCGGTTCGCTGGTGTCGCTGCTCGGGGACTTCTCCGCGGCCGAGGACCTGGTGCAGGACGCGGTCGAGATCGCGCTCCGGCGGTGGCCGGTCGAGGGCATCCCGGATCGGCCGGACGCCTGGCTGTTCACGGTCGCCAAGCGGCGCGGTCTCGACGTACTGCGTCGTCAGCAGAACTACCGCGCCAAGCTGGCCGAGCTCCAACACCAGGATGAGCAACCAGTCGCGCCGGATGACCGGCTGCGGCTGATCTTCACCTGCTGCCACCCGGCGCTCGCCCGCGAGGCGCAGGTCGCGCTGACGCTGCGGGTCGTCTGCGGTCTGACGACAGCGCAGATCGCAGCCGCGTTGCTCGCCAAGGAGACCGCCGTCGCCCAACGCATCACCCGGGCCAAGCGCAAGATCACCGACGCCGGCATCCCGTACCGGATCCCACGTGACGACGAGCTGCCCGAGCGTCTCACCGAAGTACTGACCGTGATCTACCTGCTCTTCAACGAGGGCTACCTGTCCAGTACGGCGGAACGCGCGCACTCCCGCGACCTGGTCGACGACGCCGAATGGCTGACCGCGCTACTTCACGGCCTCCTGCCGAACGAGCCCGAGGTCGCCGGTCTGCTGGCCCTGATCCGTCTCCACCGAGCCCGTACGGCGGCTCGCTTCACGCCGGCCGGCGACCTCGTCCTGCTCGAAGACCAGGACCGCACCCTCTGGGATCGAACCGCGATCGCCGAGGCCACGGCTCTCCTCACCAGAACCGCTCACCGTCACCACGCACCCGGCCCGTACCAGCTGCAGGCCGCCATCGCCGCCTGCCACAGCGAAGCGCCGACCTGGGCCGAAACCGACTGGCGGCAGATCCTCGTCCTGTACGACATGCTGCTCACCCTGCAGCCCAGTCCCGTGCCGTGCCTGCACCGCTCGGTCGCGCTCTCGTACGTCGAGGGACCGTCCGTCGCGCTCGCAGAACTCGAGCGCCTCCGACTGGACACGTACCCGTTGTTCCACGCGACCCGAGCCCAGTTCCTCCGCGACCTCGGCCGTGACGCCGAAGCACACCTCGCCGACGAGCGCGCCGCGGAACTGACCGCCAATCCGGCGCAACTCGACCTGTTGCGCGAGCGCCTGGCCCGCTGA
- a CDS encoding acyltransferase: protein MGAQGRGERLWFLDWLRVLAVLGVFVFHTLRPFDDGDWHVKNAETSEGISVAIAFLGLWGLAFFFMLSGSAAWLALRWRTAMQFLKERSIRLLIPFVVAYVLLSPVQYFIEEHHKGRSTQSFFGDVRTFFGDLAGDAPLWLRDTYHLWFLVYLIQFAVLGLPLFMLLRGRADWIARRCQRRGSILLVAVPLVPVHLLLLAAPGPEHGWGEFVFFFDFFVVGYLVMSDDRLMAAVRRDAVPGLILGIGAFLIGVFTGIIDFLDGWWPDPGYSWQYLWYSPLITFAVWGWLVAVLGFGMRAPAFRRTLPTPLARAAMPYFIVHQPVILAIAYFVVQWDAAIWTKYAVLLPSAFAVSAALALLVSSLPGIPVLFGVKRVESGAAPIVNRSKAAD from the coding sequence ATGGGAGCTCAGGGGCGGGGCGAACGGTTGTGGTTTCTCGACTGGTTGCGGGTCCTGGCGGTGCTCGGGGTGTTCGTGTTCCACACCCTGCGGCCGTTCGACGACGGCGACTGGCATGTGAAGAACGCGGAGACGAGTGAGGGGATCTCGGTCGCGATCGCCTTCCTCGGCCTGTGGGGGCTGGCGTTCTTCTTCATGCTCTCCGGCTCCGCCGCCTGGCTCGCATTGCGGTGGCGGACCGCGATGCAGTTCCTGAAGGAGCGGTCGATTCGCCTCCTCATACCTTTCGTCGTCGCCTACGTGCTGCTCTCACCCGTGCAGTACTTCATCGAGGAGCACCACAAGGGCCGGTCCACCCAGTCGTTCTTCGGAGACGTACGGACGTTCTTCGGCGATCTCGCGGGAGACGCGCCGCTGTGGCTGCGCGACACCTACCACCTCTGGTTCCTCGTCTACCTGATCCAGTTCGCTGTCCTCGGGCTCCCGTTGTTCATGCTGCTGCGCGGCCGGGCGGACTGGATCGCGCGACGGTGTCAGCGCCGCGGTTCGATCCTGCTCGTCGCGGTACCGCTGGTGCCGGTGCATCTGCTCCTGCTCGCCGCGCCCGGTCCGGAGCACGGGTGGGGCGAGTTCGTGTTCTTCTTCGACTTCTTCGTCGTCGGGTATCTCGTCATGTCGGACGACCGGCTGATGGCAGCGGTACGCCGGGACGCCGTACCCGGACTGATCCTCGGCATCGGTGCGTTCCTCATCGGCGTCTTCACCGGGATCATCGACTTCCTCGACGGCTGGTGGCCGGACCCGGGGTACTCGTGGCAGTACCTCTGGTACTCGCCGCTGATCACGTTCGCCGTCTGGGGGTGGCTGGTCGCGGTGCTCGGGTTCGGCATGCGGGCACCTGCCTTCCGGCGCACGCTCCCGACCCCGCTCGCCCGCGCCGCGATGCCGTACTTCATCGTGCACCAGCCGGTCATCCTCGCGATCGCGTACTTCGTCGTGCAGTGGGACGCGGCGATCTGGACGAAGTACGCCGTACTCCTGCCGTCCGCCTTCGCCGTCTCCGCCGCGCTCGCGCTGCTGGTGTCGTCCCTGCCCGGAATCCCGGTCCTGTTCGGCGTCAAACGTGTCGAATCCGGGGCCGCGCCGATCGTCAACAGATCGAAGGCAGCTGACTGA
- a CDS encoding SRPBCC family protein translates to MGSIGGRERDVTSRLTEFDPPRAWAVHGDEGPIRSTVRVSVEPIAGRDASTVTIDLDFQGHGIGRLIVPLMVIPQSRKEMVRNMARLKTNLER, encoded by the coding sequence ATGGGATCGATCGGCGGCCGCGAGCGGGACGTGACGTCACGGCTGACCGAGTTCGACCCGCCGCGGGCCTGGGCGGTGCACGGTGACGAGGGACCGATCCGCTCCACGGTCAGGGTGTCCGTCGAGCCGATCGCCGGCCGCGACGCAAGTACGGTGACGATCGACCTCGACTTCCAGGGTCACGGCATCGGCAGGCTGATCGTGCCGCTGATGGTGATCCCGCAGTCGCGCAAGGAGATGGTGCGGAACATGGCGCGGCTCAAGACCAACCTGGAGCGCTAG
- the lexA gene encoding transcriptional repressor LexA — MTDLDLFGDLDTAALPERQQRILVVIRDWVTRHGYPPSSRQIGDAVGLRSSSSVSKHLASLEEKGFLRRSPSVSRPIDVRMFLQESSTQTTSDDNVPVPVVGDIAAGTPISAIEHVDDVMQLPRGLTGRGTVFGLRVRGESMIDAAICDGDIVVVRQQSEAHNGQIVAAMIDEEATVKVYRRRNGHVYLEPRNPEYDVIDGDNASILGIVVSVLRSV; from the coding sequence GTGACTGATCTCGACCTGTTCGGCGACCTCGACACCGCGGCCCTTCCGGAGCGGCAGCAGCGGATCCTGGTGGTGATCCGCGACTGGGTGACCCGGCACGGGTATCCGCCGAGCAGCCGGCAGATCGGTGACGCGGTCGGGTTGCGGTCCTCGTCCTCGGTGTCGAAGCATCTGGCCAGCCTCGAGGAGAAGGGCTTCCTCCGCCGCAGTCCGTCGGTCTCGCGGCCGATCGACGTCCGGATGTTCCTGCAGGAGTCGAGCACGCAGACCACGAGCGACGACAACGTGCCGGTGCCGGTGGTCGGCGACATCGCGGCCGGTACGCCGATCTCCGCGATCGAGCACGTCGACGACGTCATGCAACTCCCCCGCGGGCTGACCGGACGCGGCACCGTGTTCGGCCTCCGCGTCCGCGGCGAGTCGATGATCGACGCCGCGATCTGCGACGGCGACATCGTCGTGGTCCGCCAGCAGTCCGAGGCGCACAACGGCCAGATCGTCGCCGCGATGATCGACGAGGAAGCGACCGTGAAGGTCTACCGCCGCCGCAACGGTCACGTCTATCTCGAGCCGCGCAACCCGGAGTACGACGTCATCGACGGCGACAACGCCTCGATCCTCGGCATCGTCGTGTCGGTACTGCGCAGCGTCTAG
- a CDS encoding TIGR02569 family protein, giving the protein MAGPSAKVLDAFALTEPAVLLPGGQGETWRSGDVVLKRAVSETVWRAEVLADLPESDEFRVPRPVRSRSGEWIAFGWEGSSLLDGATDVGRQDDVLRAAEAFHAAVAGFRRPDFLDERSDPWSDGDRIAWGEQPYDGSPAYVELVGLLVDAWRPVELAEQVVHGDLPGNVMFADGLPPAIIDWPVYWRPPSWASAVAVADALCWYGAEPGLAARWAHLPEWGQMLIRALIYRIATDDLAGGAATWTEARRSGYAPVIELALSYAG; this is encoded by the coding sequence ATGGCTGGTCCTTCCGCTAAAGTCCTCGACGCGTTCGCGCTGACCGAGCCCGCAGTCCTGTTGCCTGGTGGGCAGGGGGAGACGTGGCGATCCGGAGACGTCGTGCTGAAGCGTGCTGTTTCGGAGACCGTCTGGCGGGCCGAGGTGCTGGCCGACCTGCCGGAGTCGGACGAGTTCCGGGTACCTCGGCCCGTGCGGAGCCGGAGCGGTGAGTGGATCGCGTTCGGGTGGGAAGGCAGCTCGCTGTTGGACGGGGCTACTGATGTCGGGCGACAAGACGACGTGCTGCGGGCGGCTGAGGCTTTCCATGCAGCCGTTGCGGGGTTCCGGCGGCCCGACTTCCTCGATGAGCGCAGCGATCCGTGGTCCGACGGCGATCGGATCGCGTGGGGCGAGCAGCCGTACGACGGGAGTCCGGCGTACGTCGAGTTGGTCGGGCTGCTTGTCGATGCCTGGCGGCCGGTCGAGTTGGCGGAGCAGGTCGTGCATGGCGATCTGCCGGGGAATGTGATGTTCGCCGACGGGCTTCCGCCGGCGATCATCGACTGGCCGGTGTACTGGCGACCGCCGTCGTGGGCGTCGGCGGTTGCCGTTGCGGACGCACTGTGCTGGTACGGCGCCGAGCCCGGGCTCGCCGCCCGCTGGGCGCATCTGCCGGAATGGGGTCAGATGCTGATCCGCGCGCTGATCTACCGGATAGCGACCGACGACCTGGCAGGCGGCGCCGCCACCTGGACCGAAGCCCGTCGCTCGGGCTACGCGCCGGTGATCGAACTGGCGCTGTCGTACGCCGGCTGA
- a CDS encoding Cmx/CmrA family chloramphenicol efflux MFS transporter, with the protein MPRAVYLLGLAIFAQGTSELMLAGLLPEIATDLDVSIPAAGLLISAFAVGMLVGAPILAVTTLRWSRRAAMLAFLAIFALTHVAGALTSSYGVLLATRVAGAFVYAGFWAVASVTAIELAGPEARAKAMSVLAGGLTVATIVGLPAGTLLGQHLGWRSAFWAVAILSALSIIGIVATIPRGRAERTPELRQEVRSMANPQLWLAYGTTALSTGAILVIFSYLAPLLTDTTGLSAGWVPAILALYGVGALIGITISGRTADRRPFSTLVLSLTGVIVAAVVLALTTGTPWLAVPAIIAVGTFGFATNPAVNSRVFSVAGSAPTLAAAFNISAFNVGITVGPWLGGLALDAGAGYSSVGWIGAGLGVLAFGTIPLAIRAAGRARADRPSAAQPAYDSASSITGA; encoded by the coding sequence ATGCCTCGCGCTGTCTATCTGCTCGGCCTGGCGATCTTCGCCCAGGGCACGTCCGAGCTGATGCTCGCCGGACTGCTCCCCGAGATCGCGACCGACCTGGACGTCTCGATCCCTGCTGCCGGTCTGCTGATCTCGGCATTCGCCGTCGGCATGCTCGTCGGTGCGCCGATCCTGGCCGTCACCACGCTGCGCTGGTCCCGCCGCGCGGCGATGCTCGCGTTCCTGGCGATCTTCGCGCTCACCCACGTGGCCGGCGCCCTGACCTCGTCGTACGGCGTACTCCTCGCGACCCGGGTCGCCGGGGCCTTCGTGTATGCCGGATTCTGGGCGGTCGCATCGGTGACCGCGATCGAACTCGCCGGGCCCGAAGCGCGCGCCAAGGCGATGAGTGTCCTGGCCGGCGGGCTGACTGTCGCCACGATCGTCGGCCTGCCCGCGGGAACGCTGCTCGGGCAGCACCTCGGCTGGCGCTCCGCGTTCTGGGCGGTCGCGATCCTGTCGGCTCTCTCGATCATCGGCATCGTCGCGACGATCCCGCGCGGCCGGGCGGAGCGCACTCCGGAGCTGCGGCAGGAGGTGCGCAGTATGGCGAATCCGCAGTTGTGGCTCGCGTACGGCACTACAGCTTTGTCGACCGGCGCGATCCTGGTGATCTTCAGCTACCTCGCTCCCCTGCTCACCGACACCACCGGACTGTCCGCCGGCTGGGTGCCCGCGATCCTGGCGCTGTACGGCGTCGGCGCGCTGATCGGCATCACGATCAGCGGACGGACCGCGGACCGGCGTCCGTTCAGCACGCTGGTGCTCAGCCTGACCGGCGTGATCGTCGCGGCGGTCGTGCTCGCGCTCACGACGGGTACGCCGTGGCTCGCCGTACCGGCGATCATCGCGGTCGGGACGTTCGGGTTCGCGACCAACCCGGCGGTCAACTCGCGGGTGTTCAGCGTCGCCGGATCCGCGCCGACACTGGCCGCGGCGTTCAACATCTCCGCGTTCAACGTCGGGATCACGGTCGGTCCGTGGCTCGGCGGGCTCGCGCTCGACGCGGGCGCCGGGTACTCGTCGGTGGGCTGGATCGGCGCCGGACTCGGAGTACTTGCCTTCGGCACCATTCCGCTCGCGATCCGGGCCGCCGGGCGAGCCCGGGCCGACCGGCCGAGCGCAGCTCAGCCGGCGTACGACAGCGCCAGTTCGATCACCGGCGCGTAG
- a CDS encoding TetR/AcrR family transcriptional regulator, with protein MPRPRTFDEDRAIDAAMRVFWTAGYEATSTQDLCEATGLGRSSIYNTFSSKRDLFDRALRRYVDQFTAAQLEVIEDATVPIRERVRRILWTAVEPEPDDPTGCFVINTIVELGPKDAEILDLLDRDHETKLAALTDAIRTAQASGEVDPEQDATGLATYVFTVLGGLRVAARRGADRAGQQAVVEATLRSF; from the coding sequence ATGCCGAGACCGAGGACGTTCGACGAGGATCGCGCCATCGACGCCGCGATGCGGGTGTTCTGGACGGCCGGCTACGAAGCGACCTCGACGCAGGACCTCTGCGAGGCGACCGGCCTCGGCCGGAGCAGCATCTACAACACGTTCAGCAGCAAGCGCGATCTGTTCGACCGAGCCCTCCGGCGGTACGTCGACCAGTTCACCGCCGCCCAGCTCGAGGTCATCGAGGACGCCACCGTGCCGATCCGTGAGCGGGTGCGGCGGATCCTCTGGACCGCCGTCGAGCCGGAGCCCGACGACCCGACGGGCTGCTTCGTCATCAACACGATCGTCGAGCTCGGCCCGAAGGACGCCGAGATCCTCGACCTGCTCGACCGGGACCACGAGACCAAGCTGGCTGCCCTGACGGACGCGATCCGGACGGCGCAGGCCAGTGGCGAGGTCGACCCGGAGCAGGACGCGACCGGGCTCGCGACGTACGTCTTCACCGTTCTCGGCGGCCTCCGGGTCGCCGCTCGACGCGGCGCCGACCGCGCCGGCCAGCAGGCCGTCGTCGAGGCGACTCTGCGCAGCTTCTGA